A genomic segment from Methanobrevibacter oralis encodes:
- a CDS encoding transposase, whose translation MRSKKQQELPFANMKQNINLTKFTTTGLKQVNIDFKLYTIGHNLKREYTTK comes from the coding sequence ATACGCTCAAAAAAACAGCAGGAACTACCATTTGCAAACATGAAACAAAACATAAACCTAACAAAATTCACAACAACAGGCTTAAAACAAGTAAATATAGATTTTAAACTATACACAATAGGACACAACTTAAAAAGAGAATATACAACGAAATAA